From the Acetomicrobium thermoterrenum DSM 13490 genome, the window GACAAAGATAGTCGTTAAATATAGGGTTATCAAAGTAGTGGTGTTAACGATCAGATCAGATGAAATAGACTGATTAAAAAGAAAGGGTTTTTTGCCCCTCAAATTTGATTTAACGGTACACCACAAAATTCCAGCCGTCGTCGTCTTAATGCCCCCTCCTGTAGAAGCAGGCGATGCACCGATAATCATGAGAAGAACGACTATAATGTACCCTGCTTTGGAAAAGTTAGACGGACTAATTGTATCAAAACCGGCTGTCCTTGGAGTTACTGCCATAAAGAGAGCATTCCACAGCTTTAATGGGAGGTTATACTCTGCAAACGCCCCCTTCCATTCGACAAAAAGAATTAAAAGGAAACCAAATATTATCAACATCGAAGTGGTCGATAAAACCAGTTTAGCGTAAGGCGATAACCTTTTACGGGATTTCGCTTTGGAAACCCATTCCATGTAAAAGGGAAACCCTAACCCTCCTAATATTACAAGAAACATTATAGCTCCAGGTATCATAAAGCTGTTGCTATAGCTTTCCAAATTATTTGAAAATAATGAAAAACCGGCATTGCAAAAGGCGCTGATACTATGGAATGCAGCTGTGAAGAGTGCTTCTTTATGAGACATTTCCTCTGAGAATTTAATAAAGAGAGGGACGAAACCGATGGCTTCAAATAATACCGTAACCTTTAGGATCTGAATCAACAGTTTGACTGCCCCGGAAGGATACTCCAGGCCCTTTTCTTTTATAAAATAAAATCGCTGCCGTATCCCAATCCGCTGCCCCATTAAAAAGGGCACAATAGTCATCGCAGTCATTATCCCCAGACCGCCAAGCTGAATAAGAGCCATTACGACAATTTGGGACATAAGCGTCAAATCGCTACCGGTATCGACAACGATCAGGCCCGTAACACAAACGGCAGATGTTGCGGTAAAAAGCGCATTTATCAAAGAAATGGGCTCTTGGGATAAATTAAAAAGCCATATCAAAAGGGTCCCCACCGCTATGAGCGATAGGAACCCGAACACTATAGTTTTTTCAACCTTGAGAGAACTATAGGTTTTGATATCTATCGGACCAGCGCCTCCTTTGCTTTTTCAACCAGCTGTCCGAAGGCTTCGATATCCGATACGGCAAGTTCTGCTAGCATTTTGCGATTGATCTCGATGCCGGATTTGCGCAACCCGCTTATAAAGGTG encodes:
- a CDS encoding TrkH family potassium uptake protein, with translation MFGFLSLIAVGTLLIWLFNLSQEPISLINALFTATSAVCVTGLIVVDTGSDLTLMSQIVVMALIQLGGLGIMTAMTIVPFLMGQRIGIRQRFYFIKEKGLEYPSGAVKLLIQILKVTVLFEAIGFVPLFIKFSEEMSHKEALFTAAFHSISAFCNAGFSLFSNNLESYSNSFMIPGAIMFLVILGGLGFPFYMEWVSKAKSRKRLSPYAKLVLSTTSMLIIFGFLLILFVEWKGAFAEYNLPLKLWNALFMAVTPRTAGFDTISPSNFSKAGYIIVVLLMIIGASPASTGGGIKTTTAGILWCTVKSNLRGKKPFLFNQSISSDLIVNTTTLITLYLTTIFVSVVLLSLFEPFSFDQILFEVVSALGTVGLSLGITPHLSPTGKVVLVILMFWGRVGLITFMYGVFKKREKENINLPRAYIPIG